From Camelina sativa cultivar DH55 chromosome 7, Cs, whole genome shotgun sequence, one genomic window encodes:
- the LOC104703508 gene encoding uncharacterized protein LOC104703508 isoform X2, translating to MSPATNSKSKDKKTGKEAAHKASPKQPSPSLNGNTTSMAAHAYNPLLGTFQVLDSVSVASSDPPLQYGRFRSIDHEAADVNNGVESDSVSNNGSCSGDSEDHKTTNLPLKQEVIPGADNDKREKVRQKNGRKHQRQKERRALDLYDKCTTYLMSRKLEALTQQLVAMGLSQEHATTALMMNDGKVEESVHWYFDRGEEEIEKQSIKTPVNLKIDITEELARITQMELQLKCTRQEIERAVVQAEGDLDRAVQVMKGTRYDEFSVPVKQEESGDPLTPTNGKHTVGIGYQNSDAERLETQTLPSPGLQPPRDDKSFNYTRSPSTTELVNKMLAQPMKRSELKLEWPKPQQSAALADKRWPNTGQVPSSSYSFPSSPSPSPQLASRVEARYLASGNEFKNLQQQQAANRESVMTMRQRPQVVSTNPIPTSSMSAPPTSWHPAANIEIMKSNGFIQTHNIPSARSPSPNNLNPNQIYQQLQYQNQKRFSNTNQVDPHASMARGNGGLWTKNTASSPSISAAWSLGLFSAVGSAGTSGASSPVDWISGGGSVDYTSIDWSLDQGLSQNSRVNGNWSGLKSSSHTYDANMNRYSLNGSMGGRVNSSNGVSMENAGVGVVVETQQAATSQDWTSPFEGKDIFGLSRKYVPPSL from the coding sequence ATGTCTCCAGCAACTAATTCTAAGTCAAAGGATAAAAAAACTGGGAAAGAAGCAGCTCACAAGGCATCACCAAAGCAGCCTTCGCCTTCGCTTAATGGGAATACCACTAGTATGGCAGCTCATGCTTATAATCCTCTTCTTGGAACATTTCAGGTTCTTGATTCTGTCTCCGTTGCTTCTTCTGACCCACCACTTCAGTATGGTCGTTTCCGCAGTATAGACCACGAGGCGGCTGATGTGAATAATGGGGTTGAGTCTGATTCTGTTTCCAACAACGGTAGCTGCTCGGGCGACTCCGAAGATCACAAGACAACCAATCTTCCCCTCAAGCAGGAGGTTATACCAGGTGCTGACAATGACAAGCGTGAGAAAGTTCGCCAAAAGAATGGGAGAAAACATCAACGCCAGAAGGAGAGGAGGGCTCTTGATTTGTATGACAAGTGTACCACGTATCTCATGTCCAGAAAACTCGAAGCCCTTACACAGCAGCTTGTCGCTATGGGACTCTCTCAAGAGCATGCTACTACGGcattgatgatgaatgatggCAAAGTTGAGGAATCTGTTCATTGGTATTTTGACAGGGGCGAGGAAGAAATTGAGAAGCAAAGCATTAAGACTCCTGTGAATTTGAAAATAGACATTACAGAAGAACTAGCTAGGATTACACAAATGGAGCTACAACTTAAGTGTACAAGGCAGGAAATAGAGCGCGCAGTTGTTCAAGCAGAGGGTGATTTGGACAGAGCAGTACAAGTCATGAAAGGCACAAGATATGATGAGTTTTCAGTGCCAGTGAAACAAGAAGAATCTGGTGATCCTCTTACACCCACTAATGGTAAACATACAGTAGGAATAGGTTATCAGAATTCAGATGCAGAAAGGCTAGAAACACAAACTCTTCCATCACCTGGTTTACAGCCACCAAGAGATGACAAGAGCTTTAACTATACAAGATCACCCTCCACAACAGAGTTAGTGAACAAAATGTTGGCTCAGCCTATGAAACGATCTGAACTGAAGTTAGAGTGGCCAAAACCTCAGCAATCTGCTGCTTTGGCTGATAAAAGGTGGCCAAATACAGGACAGGTTCCTTCGTCTTCTTACTCTTTCCCATCATCGCCATCCCCGTCACCTCAGCTTGCTTCGAGGGTTGAAGCTCGCTATTTAGCTAGTGGAAATGAATTTAAGAACCTCCAGCAGCAGCAGGCAGCAAATAGAGAATCAGTCATGACAATGAGGCAGCGGCCACAAGTTGTAAGCACAAATCCCATTCCAACCTCAAGCATGAGCGCACCCCCTACCAGTTGGCATCCTGCGGCCAACATAGAGATAATGAAGTCAAATGGGTTCATACAAACACATAATATCCCTAGTGCGCGAAGCCCTAGTCCAAACAATCTGAATCCAAATCAGATCTACCAGCAACTTCAATATCAAAACCAGAAGCGATTCAGTAACACCAACCAAGTGGATCCACACGCTAGCATGGCCAGAGGGAATGGCGGGTTATGGACTAAAAACACTGCATCATCGCCATCTATATCTGCTGCGTGGTCGTTGGGATTGTTCTCTGCCGTTGGTTCAGCGGGAACATCAGGTGCATCCTCACCAGTAGATTGGATCTCTGGCGGCGGTTCAGTGGACTACACAAGCATAGACTGGAGTCTAGATCAAGGTTTATCCCAAAATAGTAGAGTCAATGGAAACTGGTCCGGGTTAAAAAGCAGCAGCCACACTTATGATGCGAACATGAACCGCTATAGTCTAAATGGTTCCATGGGAGGTAGAGTCAACAGCAGC
- the LOC104703508 gene encoding uncharacterized protein LOC104703508 isoform X1: MFFAEMSPATNSKSKDKKTGKEAAHKASPKQPSPSLNGNTTSMAAHAYNPLLGTFQVLDSVSVASSDPPLQYGRFRSIDHEAADVNNGVESDSVSNNGSCSGDSEDHKTTNLPLKQEVIPGADNDKREKVRQKNGRKHQRQKERRALDLYDKCTTYLMSRKLEALTQQLVAMGLSQEHATTALMMNDGKVEESVHWYFDRGEEEIEKQSIKTPVNLKIDITEELARITQMELQLKCTRQEIERAVVQAEGDLDRAVQVMKGTRYDEFSVPVKQEESGDPLTPTNGKHTVGIGYQNSDAERLETQTLPSPGLQPPRDDKSFNYTRSPSTTELVNKMLAQPMKRSELKLEWPKPQQSAALADKRWPNTGQVPSSSYSFPSSPSPSPQLASRVEARYLASGNEFKNLQQQQAANRESVMTMRQRPQVVSTNPIPTSSMSAPPTSWHPAANIEIMKSNGFIQTHNIPSARSPSPNNLNPNQIYQQLQYQNQKRFSNTNQVDPHASMARGNGGLWTKNTASSPSISAAWSLGLFSAVGSAGTSGASSPVDWISGGGSVDYTSIDWSLDQGLSQNSRVNGNWSGLKSSSHTYDANMNRYSLNGSMGGRVNSSNGVSMENAGVGVVVETQQAATSQDWTSPFEGKDIFGLSRKYVPPSL, translated from the coding sequence ATGTTCTTTGCAGAGATGTCTCCAGCAACTAATTCTAAGTCAAAGGATAAAAAAACTGGGAAAGAAGCAGCTCACAAGGCATCACCAAAGCAGCCTTCGCCTTCGCTTAATGGGAATACCACTAGTATGGCAGCTCATGCTTATAATCCTCTTCTTGGAACATTTCAGGTTCTTGATTCTGTCTCCGTTGCTTCTTCTGACCCACCACTTCAGTATGGTCGTTTCCGCAGTATAGACCACGAGGCGGCTGATGTGAATAATGGGGTTGAGTCTGATTCTGTTTCCAACAACGGTAGCTGCTCGGGCGACTCCGAAGATCACAAGACAACCAATCTTCCCCTCAAGCAGGAGGTTATACCAGGTGCTGACAATGACAAGCGTGAGAAAGTTCGCCAAAAGAATGGGAGAAAACATCAACGCCAGAAGGAGAGGAGGGCTCTTGATTTGTATGACAAGTGTACCACGTATCTCATGTCCAGAAAACTCGAAGCCCTTACACAGCAGCTTGTCGCTATGGGACTCTCTCAAGAGCATGCTACTACGGcattgatgatgaatgatggCAAAGTTGAGGAATCTGTTCATTGGTATTTTGACAGGGGCGAGGAAGAAATTGAGAAGCAAAGCATTAAGACTCCTGTGAATTTGAAAATAGACATTACAGAAGAACTAGCTAGGATTACACAAATGGAGCTACAACTTAAGTGTACAAGGCAGGAAATAGAGCGCGCAGTTGTTCAAGCAGAGGGTGATTTGGACAGAGCAGTACAAGTCATGAAAGGCACAAGATATGATGAGTTTTCAGTGCCAGTGAAACAAGAAGAATCTGGTGATCCTCTTACACCCACTAATGGTAAACATACAGTAGGAATAGGTTATCAGAATTCAGATGCAGAAAGGCTAGAAACACAAACTCTTCCATCACCTGGTTTACAGCCACCAAGAGATGACAAGAGCTTTAACTATACAAGATCACCCTCCACAACAGAGTTAGTGAACAAAATGTTGGCTCAGCCTATGAAACGATCTGAACTGAAGTTAGAGTGGCCAAAACCTCAGCAATCTGCTGCTTTGGCTGATAAAAGGTGGCCAAATACAGGACAGGTTCCTTCGTCTTCTTACTCTTTCCCATCATCGCCATCCCCGTCACCTCAGCTTGCTTCGAGGGTTGAAGCTCGCTATTTAGCTAGTGGAAATGAATTTAAGAACCTCCAGCAGCAGCAGGCAGCAAATAGAGAATCAGTCATGACAATGAGGCAGCGGCCACAAGTTGTAAGCACAAATCCCATTCCAACCTCAAGCATGAGCGCACCCCCTACCAGTTGGCATCCTGCGGCCAACATAGAGATAATGAAGTCAAATGGGTTCATACAAACACATAATATCCCTAGTGCGCGAAGCCCTAGTCCAAACAATCTGAATCCAAATCAGATCTACCAGCAACTTCAATATCAAAACCAGAAGCGATTCAGTAACACCAACCAAGTGGATCCACACGCTAGCATGGCCAGAGGGAATGGCGGGTTATGGACTAAAAACACTGCATCATCGCCATCTATATCTGCTGCGTGGTCGTTGGGATTGTTCTCTGCCGTTGGTTCAGCGGGAACATCAGGTGCATCCTCACCAGTAGATTGGATCTCTGGCGGCGGTTCAGTGGACTACACAAGCATAGACTGGAGTCTAGATCAAGGTTTATCCCAAAATAGTAGAGTCAATGGAAACTGGTCCGGGTTAAAAAGCAGCAGCCACACTTATGATGCGAACATGAACCGCTATAGTCTAAATGGTTCCATGGGAGGTAGAGTCAACAGCAGC